One part of the Alistipes onderdonkii genome encodes these proteins:
- a CDS encoding DUF4834 family protein → MNFLTAIIDGLVRFVQRNPLTTLVILILAVGAPALLRGIALFFLYFIMGVIVLVVAAILLFRWRVYKMRRRMEEQFGEGNFGGQGFGSPFAGEPRKGREGEVKVYKTSETPEKRVSRDVGDYVEFEETKEPGEE, encoded by the coding sequence ATGAATTTTCTGACAGCGATCATAGATGGCCTGGTGAGGTTCGTGCAGCGCAATCCGCTGACGACCCTGGTCATCCTCATCCTGGCTGTCGGCGCCCCGGCGCTGCTCAGGGGAATCGCACTTTTTTTTCTCTATTTCATTATGGGAGTCATCGTATTGGTAGTAGCGGCGATCCTGCTGTTCCGCTGGCGCGTCTATAAGATGCGCCGCCGGATGGAAGAACAGTTCGGCGAAGGGAACTTCGGCGGACAGGGCTTCGGCTCGCCCTTTGCAGGGGAGCCCCGCAAGGGTCGCGAAGGCGAAGTGAAGGTATATAAAACCTCGGAAACGCCCGAGAAACGGGTCTCGCGCGATGTGGGCGACTATGTCGAATTCGAAGAGACCAAGGAGCCCGGAGAGGAGTAG
- a CDS encoding MlaE family ABC transporter permease, whose translation MWKIFELIGRYFMLMGKVFSRPEKAAIYRRRIIYEMESLGIDSIGLTAIISVFIGAVITLQMCINLDSPFIPRSLVGYATRETMILEFSSTVVALILAGKVGSSIASEIGTMRITEQIDALEIMGVNSASYLILPKIVAAVVFFPFLTILSIAIGIIGGWAIAYLTGIMIPADYVDGLLMDFKPYSIVYSLIKTAVFAYIITSISAFYGYYAKGNSLEVGAASTRAVVASSVVIMIFNLILTQVLLI comes from the coding sequence ATGTGGAAGATATTTGAGTTGATCGGCCGTTATTTCATGCTGATGGGAAAGGTCTTTTCCCGTCCGGAGAAGGCTGCCATCTACCGCCGGCGCATCATTTACGAAATGGAGTCTCTGGGAATCGACTCGATCGGCCTGACGGCCATTATTTCGGTATTCATCGGTGCGGTCATCACCCTGCAGATGTGCATCAATCTCGATTCGCCGTTCATCCCCCGTTCGCTGGTCGGTTACGCCACGCGCGAGACGATGATCCTCGAATTTTCGTCGACGGTCGTGGCGCTGATCCTGGCCGGCAAGGTCGGTTCGAGCATCGCTTCGGAGATCGGCACGATGCGCATTACCGAACAGATCGACGCGCTGGAGATCATGGGTGTCAATTCGGCTTCGTACCTCATCCTGCCGAAGATCGTCGCCGCGGTGGTCTTCTTCCCGTTCCTGACGATCCTCAGCATCGCCATCGGAATCATCGGCGGCTGGGCCATCGCCTACCTGACCGGCATCATGATCCCGGCCGACTATGTTGACGGACTGCTGATGGACTTCAAGCCCTATTCGATCGTCTACTCGCTTATCAAGACCGCTGTGTTCGCCTATATCATCACCTCGATTTCGGCGTTCTACGGGTACTATGCCAAGGGCAATTCGCTCGAAGTGGGCGCCGCCTCGACGCGCGCCGTGGTGGCCAGTTCCGTGGTAATCATGATCTTTAACCTGATCCTTACGCAAGTCCTGCTGATATGA
- a CDS encoding ABC transporter ATP-binding protein, translating into MIRAEHITKSFDGRVVLDDISIEFLTGKTNLIIGRSGSGKTVLLKTLVGLHEPDSGDVWYDDTNFTRLDFRERRAIRKDIGMIFQGGALLDSSTVEENVKLPLDLFTSQSEKEKMERVDFCLQRVRLEDANHLYPAELSGGMIKRVAIARAIVLNPRYLFCDEPNSGLDPQTSIVIDNLIHEITREYNITTIINTHDMNSVMEIGEKIVYIHEGRKWWEGTKDDILHADNPELNDFVFASAMAKKAKLAAK; encoded by the coding sequence ATGATACGTGCCGAGCACATCACCAAATCGTTCGACGGGCGCGTGGTGCTCGACGACATCTCGATCGAGTTCCTGACCGGGAAGACCAACCTCATCATCGGGCGCAGCGGTTCGGGCAAGACCGTGCTGCTGAAAACGCTGGTAGGGCTGCATGAACCCGATTCGGGCGACGTGTGGTACGACGATACGAATTTCACGCGTCTCGATTTCCGCGAGCGGCGCGCCATCCGCAAGGACATCGGCATGATTTTCCAGGGCGGGGCGCTGCTCGACTCTTCGACCGTCGAGGAGAACGTCAAGCTGCCGCTCGACCTCTTCACCTCGCAGAGCGAGAAAGAGAAGATGGAACGTGTGGATTTCTGCCTGCAGCGCGTGCGGCTGGAAGACGCCAACCACCTCTATCCCGCCGAGTTGTCGGGCGGAATGATCAAGCGCGTGGCCATCGCCCGCGCCATCGTGCTCAACCCGCGTTACCTGTTCTGCGACGAGCCCAACTCGGGCCTCGACCCGCAGACCTCGATCGTCATCGACAACCTGATCCACGAAATCACGCGCGAGTACAACATCACGACGATCATCAATACGCACGATATGAACTCGGTGATGGAGATCGGCGAGAAAATTGTATACATCCACGAAGGCCGCAAGTGGTGGGAGGGTACCAAGGACGATATCCTGCATGCCGACAACCCGGAACTCAACGATTTCGTATTCGCCTCGGCGATGGCCAAAAAGGCCAAGCTGGCTGCAAAGTAG
- the gap gene encoding type I glyceraldehyde-3-phosphate dehydrogenase — protein sequence MSKIKVGINGFGRIGRLVFRAACNNADIEVVGINDLVPVDYMAYMLKYDSVHGRFNGTIDYNVEKGQLIVNGNVIRVTAEKDPANLKWNEVGAEYIVESTGLFLTKEKAEAHIAAGAKYVVMSAPSKDDTPMFVCGVNTDSYAGQKIVSNASCTTNCLAPLAKVINDNFGIVEGLMTTVHATTATQKTVDGPSMKDWRGGRAAGGNIIPSSTGAAKAVGKVIPALNGKLTGMAFRVPTLDVSVVDLTCRLEKGASYDEIKAAMKKASENEFKGIIEYTEDDVVSTDFTGDANTSIFDAKAGIALNPNFVKLVAWYDNEWGYSNKVVMLIQKMAAYNNK from the coding sequence ATGTCAAAGATCAAAGTTGGTATCAACGGTTTCGGTCGTATCGGCCGTCTGGTATTCCGCGCTGCATGCAACAATGCAGACATTGAGGTTGTAGGTATCAATGACCTCGTTCCGGTAGACTACATGGCTTACATGCTCAAGTACGACTCGGTACACGGCCGTTTCAACGGTACGATCGACTATAACGTGGAGAAGGGCCAGCTCATCGTGAACGGCAACGTGATCCGCGTAACCGCCGAGAAGGATCCCGCAAACCTGAAGTGGAACGAAGTCGGCGCCGAGTATATCGTAGAGTCGACCGGTCTGTTCCTGACCAAGGAGAAAGCCGAGGCTCACATTGCAGCCGGTGCCAAATATGTCGTTATGTCGGCCCCCTCGAAGGACGACACCCCGATGTTCGTATGCGGCGTGAACACCGACAGCTACGCCGGCCAGAAGATCGTTTCGAACGCATCGTGCACCACGAACTGCCTCGCTCCGCTGGCTAAGGTCATCAACGACAACTTCGGCATCGTCGAGGGTCTCATGACCACCGTACACGCTACCACCGCAACGCAGAAGACCGTAGACGGCCCCTCGATGAAGGACTGGCGCGGCGGCCGTGCTGCCGGCGGCAACATCATCCCCTCGTCGACCGGTGCTGCAAAGGCCGTAGGCAAGGTGATCCCCGCCCTGAACGGCAAACTGACCGGTATGGCATTCCGCGTTCCGACGCTCGACGTTTCGGTCGTAGACCTGACCTGCCGTCTGGAGAAGGGCGCTTCGTACGACGAGATCAAGGCTGCCATGAAGAAGGCTTCGGAGAACGAGTTCAAGGGTATCATCGAGTACACCGAGGACGACGTGGTTTCGACCGACTTCACGGGTGACGCCAACACCTCGATCTTCGACGCAAAGGCCGGTATCGCACTCAACCCGAACTTCGTGAAGCTCGTGGCTTGGTACGACAACGAGTGGGGCTACTCGAACAAGGTCGTGATGCTGATTCAGAAGATGGCCGCTTACAACAACAAATAA
- a CDS encoding YceD family protein, translating to MEETKRYTIAYRGLRSGLHDFHFKVDGGLFRAYGSTEIKDGDCDVSVALERGESMLTLDVTVDGSVVVECDRCLEDCNVPIHYEGQLLVKFSDEVHEYDGEVMWLLPMEDEVDLTQYIYESIVLALPYQRVHPDGECNPEMLERFRIVSDEEFGGIEARAEAEGRNEGEWAKLAALKEQMEADRGDGTQTERKE from the coding sequence ATGGAGGAAACAAAAAGATATACGATTGCTTACAGGGGGCTCAGGAGCGGCCTGCACGACTTTCATTTCAAGGTCGACGGCGGGTTGTTCAGGGCTTACGGCAGTACGGAGATCAAGGACGGAGACTGCGATGTCTCGGTCGCCCTGGAGCGCGGCGAGTCGATGCTTACGCTCGATGTTACCGTGGACGGTAGTGTCGTCGTGGAGTGCGACCGTTGCCTGGAAGACTGCAATGTGCCGATCCACTACGAGGGGCAGTTGCTGGTGAAATTCTCGGACGAGGTGCACGAGTACGACGGCGAAGTCATGTGGCTGCTGCCGATGGAGGACGAAGTCGACCTGACGCAGTACATCTACGAAAGTATCGTGCTTGCGCTGCCTTATCAGCGGGTGCATCCCGACGGGGAGTGCAATCCCGAGATGCTGGAACGCTTCCGCATCGTTTCCGACGAGGAGTTCGGGGGGATCGAAGCCCGGGCCGAGGCCGAGGGTCGCAACGAGGGCGAATGGGCCAAGCTGGCCGCGCTCAAGGAGCAGATGGAGGCCGACCGGGGGGACGGGACGCAAACAGAACGAAAGGAATAA
- the rpmF gene encoding 50S ribosomal protein L32, with product MAHPKHKVSSTRRDKRRTHYKAVVPTVVICSNCGAATLYHRVCPECGFYRGKLAIEKKAAE from the coding sequence ATGGCACATCCTAAACACAAAGTCTCGTCGACGCGACGCGATAAGAGAAGAACTCATTACAAGGCTGTCGTTCCGACGGTGGTCATCTGCTCGAACTGCGGCGCAGCTACGTTGTATCACCGCGTATGCCCCGAATGCGGTTTCTATCGCGGAAAGCTGGCGATCGAGAAAAAGGCTGCCGAATAA
- the plsX gene encoding phosphate acyltransferase PlsX, which produces MLKIGVDAMGGDYAPEAAVKGAVMALDAIGPDSRIVLFGDEAKVKAVLAAEGCPAERFDIVATTEVIEMGDHPAKAFQAKADSSITVGFGYLAKGAIDGFASAGSTGAMMVGSMYAVKPIEGVIRPTISSIIPTVTGHPALLLDVGLNVDCKPEVLAQYGLIGSIYAEAVLGIRKPRVAVLNIGEEETKGNTQSKATYELLKADGCIDFVGNVEASYLFTGKVADVVVCDGFVGNTVLKMAEGLYHINKKLGGGNAFWDAMNYENVGGTPVLGVNAPVVIGHGISSPKAIRSMILSTERCITADLTAKLQRAFKN; this is translated from the coding sequence ATGTTAAAGATTGGTGTAGATGCCATGGGGGGCGATTATGCGCCCGAGGCTGCGGTCAAGGGGGCTGTCATGGCACTCGATGCGATCGGGCCGGACAGCCGTATCGTATTGTTCGGCGACGAGGCGAAGGTCAAGGCCGTGCTCGCGGCCGAAGGCTGTCCTGCCGAACGGTTCGACATCGTCGCCACTACCGAGGTGATCGAAATGGGCGATCATCCCGCCAAGGCGTTCCAGGCCAAGGCCGACTCCAGCATCACGGTGGGTTTCGGCTACTTGGCCAAAGGGGCCATAGACGGTTTTGCCAGTGCCGGCAGCACGGGCGCCATGATGGTCGGGTCGATGTACGCCGTAAAACCGATCGAAGGAGTCATCCGTCCCACGATCTCATCCATCATTCCTACGGTCACGGGGCATCCCGCGCTGTTGCTGGACGTGGGGCTGAACGTAGACTGCAAACCCGAAGTGCTGGCGCAGTACGGGCTGATAGGCTCGATTTATGCCGAAGCCGTACTCGGGATCCGGAAACCCCGTGTAGCCGTGCTCAACATCGGCGAGGAGGAGACCAAAGGCAATACGCAGTCCAAGGCCACGTATGAATTGCTGAAGGCCGACGGCTGCATCGACTTCGTGGGTAACGTCGAGGCATCGTACCTCTTCACGGGCAAGGTCGCCGACGTGGTCGTCTGCGACGGTTTCGTGGGCAACACGGTGCTGAAGATGGCCGAGGGCCTCTACCACATCAACAAGAAACTCGGCGGCGGAAACGCTTTCTGGGATGCGATGAATTACGAGAACGTGGGCGGCACGCCCGTGCTCGGTGTTAATGCGCCTGTGGTCATCGGCCACGGCATCTCATCGCCCAAGGCAATCAGGAGCATGATCCTTTCGACCGAGCGGTGCATTACGGCGGATCTGACCGCCAAGTTGCAGCGCGCTTTCAAAAATTAA
- a CDS encoding beta-ketoacyl-ACP synthase III, with protein MGKITAAITGVGLYLPDYILTNEELSTMVDTSDEWIMSHIGVKTRHILKGEGVGTSYMGARAVINLLDKAGVDPMEVDLVICATVTPDMFFPSTGNLIADQAGCKNAFAYDVSAACSGFLFALTTGAKFIESGSCKKVVVVGADKMSTIVDYTDRSTCPIFGDGAAAVLLEPNTEGYGVLDEILRSDGSGELQLYMKAGGSRYPASIETVQNNWHTIMWDGHAVFKAAVSKMADVSVEIMERNNLTSDDIRYLVPHQANLRIIDATARRMGLDHDKCMINIDRNGNTTAATIPSCLYDYEKELKPGDNLILSAFGGGYTWGAIYVKWAYDGSKACQVDPAEK; from the coding sequence ATGGGCAAGATAACAGCAGCAATTACCGGTGTGGGTCTATATCTCCCCGATTATATCCTCACCAACGAAGAATTAAGCACCATGGTCGACACGTCCGACGAGTGGATCATGTCGCATATCGGCGTCAAGACGCGCCATATCCTCAAGGGCGAAGGCGTCGGCACTTCCTATATGGGTGCCCGCGCGGTCATCAACCTGCTGGACAAGGCGGGTGTAGACCCGATGGAGGTGGATCTGGTGATCTGCGCCACGGTGACCCCCGATATGTTCTTCCCTTCGACGGGTAATCTGATCGCCGACCAGGCGGGTTGCAAAAACGCTTTCGCATACGACGTTTCGGCGGCTTGCAGCGGGTTCCTCTTCGCACTGACGACGGGCGCCAAGTTCATCGAGTCGGGATCGTGCAAGAAGGTAGTCGTGGTCGGCGCCGACAAGATGTCGACCATCGTCGACTATACCGACCGTTCTACCTGTCCGATCTTCGGCGACGGTGCCGCAGCCGTGCTGCTGGAACCCAATACGGAGGGTTACGGCGTGCTGGACGAGATCCTGCGTTCGGACGGCTCGGGCGAGTTACAGCTTTACATGAAGGCCGGCGGTTCGCGCTATCCGGCTTCGATCGAGACCGTGCAGAACAACTGGCACACGATCATGTGGGACGGACACGCCGTATTCAAGGCCGCCGTTTCGAAGATGGCCGACGTATCGGTGGAGATCATGGAGCGCAACAACCTTACCTCGGACGACATCCGTTATCTGGTTCCCCATCAGGCCAACCTGCGCATCATCGACGCTACGGCACGCCGCATGGGGCTCGACCATGACAAGTGCATGATCAATATCGACCGCAACGGCAACACTACGGCGGCGACGATCCCCTCGTGCCTCTACGACTACGAGAAGGAGCTGAAGCCGGGCGACAACCTGATCCTGTCGGCATTCGGCGGCGGGTATACGTGGGGTGCCATCTATGTGAAGTGGGCTTACGACGGTTCGAAAGCCTGCCAGGTCGATCCTGCCGAGAAATAA
- a CDS encoding response regulator transcription factor yields the protein MKILIVEDEPSLREIMVQTLRREQYVVEQASDYASALEKIAGYDYDCILLDIMLPDGSGLRILEELRRQRKPAGVIIISARDSLDDKVEGLELGADDYLPKPFHLAELSARIRSVVRRHQRDGQQSLDVGNVRLYPDSRRVEVAGCEVELLRKEYDILYYFMSRPNHMVDKATLAEAVWGDHIDQADNFDFVYAQMKNLRRRLHDAQADIEIRAVYGFGYKLVAP from the coding sequence ATGAAAATCCTGATCGTGGAAGACGAACCCTCCCTGCGGGAGATCATGGTGCAGACGCTGCGCCGCGAACAGTATGTGGTCGAGCAGGCGTCCGATTACGCATCGGCGCTCGAAAAGATCGCCGGATACGATTACGACTGTATCCTGCTGGACATCATGCTGCCCGACGGCAGCGGCCTGCGGATACTCGAAGAGCTCAGGCGGCAGCGAAAACCTGCCGGCGTGATCATCATTTCGGCCCGGGATTCGCTCGATGACAAGGTCGAGGGGCTCGAGCTCGGGGCCGACGATTACCTGCCCAAGCCGTTCCACCTGGCGGAACTGAGCGCCCGTATCCGCAGCGTCGTGCGCCGTCACCAGCGCGACGGGCAGCAGAGCCTCGATGTGGGGAATGTCCGCCTCTACCCCGACAGCCGCCGTGTGGAGGTGGCCGGGTGCGAGGTGGAACTGCTGCGCAAGGAGTACGACATCCTCTACTATTTCATGAGCCGCCCGAACCATATGGTCGATAAGGCCACGCTGGCCGAAGCCGTGTGGGGCGACCATATCGACCAGGCTGATAATTTCGATTTCGTATACGCCCAGATGAAGAACCTGCGCCGCCGGCTCCACGACGCGCAGGCCGACATCGAGATCCGGGCCGTCTATGGGTTCGGCTATAAACTCGTTGCCCCATGA
- a CDS encoding sensor histidine kinase: protein MRLVYRIVLHMSWALSLLLAGWAVLFYLTMIDEINDEVDDSLENYAEMLVTRSLAGRELPAAYSGSNNGYYLHDVSAEYAEERPRMEFSDEVFFIPDKDDDEPARVLRTIFRDSGGRYKELTVMTPTIEKDDLQEAILWWIVYLYLFLLLTILLVNVLVLHRTLRPLYALLRWFDSYTVGGKNAPLVNDTKVIEFRRLNEAANRYAERAESLFERQKQFIGNASHEMQTPLAICRNRLEMLVDDGSALTEAQLGEILKVQGTLDYLVRLNRSLLLLSKIENGQFPETEQVDFNAQVRRTAEDMEEIYAGREMRFELHEQGHLSARMNPSLAASLVSNLLKNAYVHGDRGGTVSVTVAPHELRVCNSGGGGALDAEHIFERFYQGTKKEGSTGLGLSIVDAVCRLYGLRVGYSYINRCHCFSVHFRI from the coding sequence ATGAGGTTGGTCTATCGTATCGTATTGCACATGTCCTGGGCCCTCTCGCTGTTGCTGGCGGGGTGGGCCGTGTTGTTCTACCTGACGATGATCGACGAGATCAACGACGAGGTGGACGATTCCTTGGAGAATTACGCCGAGATGCTGGTCACGCGGAGCCTCGCAGGGCGGGAGCTGCCTGCGGCCTATTCGGGCAGCAACAACGGCTATTACCTGCACGACGTGTCGGCGGAGTACGCCGAAGAGCGGCCCCGGATGGAGTTCTCGGACGAGGTGTTTTTCATTCCCGACAAGGACGACGACGAGCCGGCGCGGGTGCTGCGGACGATATTCCGCGACAGCGGGGGACGTTACAAGGAGCTGACCGTGATGACCCCGACCATCGAAAAGGACGACCTGCAGGAGGCCATCCTCTGGTGGATCGTATATCTCTATCTTTTCCTGTTGCTGACGATCCTGCTGGTCAACGTGCTGGTGCTTCATCGTACCCTGCGGCCGCTCTATGCCCTGCTGCGATGGTTCGACAGTTATACCGTGGGCGGGAAGAACGCCCCGCTGGTGAACGACACGAAGGTCATCGAGTTCCGGCGGCTGAACGAGGCGGCGAACCGTTATGCCGAGCGGGCGGAGTCCCTGTTCGAACGCCAGAAACAATTCATCGGCAATGCCTCGCATGAGATGCAGACCCCGCTGGCCATTTGCCGCAACCGGCTGGAAATGCTCGTGGACGACGGTTCGGCGTTGACCGAGGCGCAGCTCGGCGAAATTCTGAAGGTGCAGGGGACGCTGGACTACCTCGTGCGGCTCAACCGCTCGCTGCTGCTGCTTTCGAAGATCGAGAACGGGCAGTTCCCCGAGACGGAACAGGTCGATTTCAACGCCCAGGTGCGGCGCACGGCCGAGGATATGGAGGAGATCTACGCCGGGCGCGAAATGCGTTTCGAACTGCATGAGCAGGGGCACCTGTCGGCGCGGATGAATCCGTCGCTGGCGGCCAGCCTGGTGTCGAACCTGCTGAAAAACGCCTATGTCCACGGTGACAGGGGCGGGACGGTGTCGGTCACTGTTGCCCCGCATGAACTGCGCGTCTGCAACAGCGGCGGCGGGGGCGCACTCGACGCGGAGCATATCTTCGAGCGCTTTTACCAGGGGACGAAGAAGGAGGGCTCGACGGGGCTCGGCCTCTCGATCGTCGACGCCGTGTGCCGCCTTTACGGGCTGCGCGTGGGATACTCCTATATAAATAGGTGTCACTGTTTCTCGGTGCATTTCCGGATATAA
- a CDS encoding PepSY-like domain-containing protein: MKKLMMILAGTALIATSAPAFAGNDRPIAVGELPAPAQQFIKTHFGGIEVALSKVDEELFDKDYKVVFVNGAKVEFTKNGEWKDVECKYGEVPAAIVPQQIRDYVAKNYPDRKVTAIDRDRRDYEVELDNGLDLKFDLKFRLIDIDD, encoded by the coding sequence ATGAAAAAGCTCATGATGATTCTCGCAGGCACAGCCCTGATTGCAACTTCCGCCCCCGCATTCGCGGGCAACGACCGTCCGATCGCAGTCGGCGAACTTCCGGCCCCGGCACAGCAATTTATCAAGACGCATTTCGGCGGCATCGAGGTCGCCTTGTCCAAAGTGGACGAGGAACTTTTTGACAAGGACTACAAGGTGGTGTTCGTCAACGGCGCGAAGGTCGAATTCACGAAGAACGGCGAGTGGAAAGATGTCGAATGCAAATACGGCGAGGTGCCGGCCGCCATCGTGCCGCAGCAGATCCGCGACTATGTCGCCAAGAACTATCCCGACCGCAAGGTCACGGCGATCGACCGCGACCGCCGCGACTATGAAGTTGAACTGGACAACGGCCTCGACCTGAAATTCGACCTGAAATTCCGTCTGATAGACATCGACGATTAA
- a CDS encoding PepSY-like domain-containing protein, protein MKKFTVLVMGLVSLGAMAGCEDDDRKSVRVPAAVQGAFGKMFPAASHVEWEDRGGYVVADFRSAGTVMQAWFDAAGKWHMTEEDISYAELPQAVRTAYEAGDYAAWHVDDVDKLQRNGQETVYVIEVEHAKQEFDLYYSEDGVLLREAADTDGNGDHGDMLPQELPKAVSDFIARKYPGARIIDAEREKGNTEVDIIFAGKALEVCFGTGDAWLWTKTELRLSEIPDVVRRALQSSQYGTWEIDDADLYESPDRVWYAFDMEDPRSEREATVRILGDGTLL, encoded by the coding sequence ATGAAGAAATTCACGGTATTGGTAATGGGACTCGTGTCGCTGGGTGCGATGGCGGGTTGTGAAGACGACGATAGGAAATCGGTAAGGGTGCCGGCCGCCGTGCAGGGTGCTTTCGGGAAAATGTTCCCCGCTGCGAGCCATGTCGAATGGGAAGACAGGGGCGGATATGTAGTCGCCGATTTCCGCAGCGCGGGCACGGTCATGCAGGCATGGTTCGATGCCGCCGGCAAATGGCACATGACCGAGGAGGACATCTCCTATGCCGAGCTGCCCCAGGCGGTGCGTACAGCCTACGAGGCCGGCGATTATGCCGCCTGGCATGTGGACGACGTGGACAAGTTGCAGCGCAACGGCCAGGAGACGGTCTACGTGATCGAAGTCGAACACGCCAAGCAGGAATTCGACCTCTATTATTCCGAAGACGGCGTGCTGTTGCGCGAGGCGGCCGATACGGACGGCAACGGCGACCACGGCGATATGCTCCCGCAGGAACTGCCGAAGGCAGTCAGCGATTTCATCGCCCGGAAATACCCCGGTGCCCGTATCATCGACGCGGAGCGGGAGAAGGGAAATACCGAGGTCGATATCATCTTCGCCGGGAAAGCGCTCGAAGTGTGCTTCGGTACGGGCGACGCCTGGCTGTGGACGAAGACCGAGTTGCGTCTTTCGGAGATTCCGGATGTGGTGAGGCGGGCTTTGCAGTCATCGCAGTACGGCACGTGGGAGATCGACGATGCCGACCTCTACGAAAGCCCCGACCGCGTATGGTACGCCTTCGACATGGAAGACCCGCGATCCGAACGGGAGGCGACGGTGCGTATCCTCGGGGACGGCACCCTGCTCTGA
- a CDS encoding ferritin: MLSKKLHDALNAQINAELWSAYLYLSMSMDAENKGLKGVANWFFVQFREEQDHARILMNYINSRDAKVVLKPIEEVRTEWTSPLDMFKDTLEHEKVVTSMINNLAAIAAEDKDFASSNMLVWFVDEQVEEEESARDMITACEAVEGNKFGLYTLDKELAARVYQQASPLATATE; encoded by the coding sequence ATGTTAAGCAAGAAATTACATGACGCACTGAATGCGCAGATCAACGCCGAGCTGTGGTCGGCCTATCTTTATCTTTCGATGTCGATGGACGCCGAGAACAAGGGGCTGAAAGGTGTGGCCAACTGGTTTTTCGTCCAGTTCCGCGAGGAGCAGGATCATGCCCGCATCCTGATGAACTACATCAATTCGCGCGATGCCAAGGTCGTGCTGAAGCCGATCGAGGAGGTGCGTACCGAGTGGACGTCGCCGCTCGATATGTTCAAGGACACGCTGGAGCATGAGAAGGTGGTGACTTCGATGATCAACAACCTGGCAGCCATCGCTGCCGAAGATAAGGATTTCGCATCGTCGAACATGCTCGTATGGTTCGTCGACGAGCAGGTCGAGGAGGAGGAGTCGGCACGCGACATGATTACCGCCTGTGAGGCTGTAGAGGGTAACAAGTTCGGGCTTTATACGCTCGACAAGGAACTGGCGGCCCGCGTTTACCAGCAGGCTTCGCCGCTTGCCACGGCAACCGAATAA
- a CDS encoding DUF5131 family protein: MSVSWNPWHGCRKLSEGCRHCYVYRQDAQHDKDSREVRRTTAFNLPVRRTRDGRYKVPPGEMVYTCFTSDFLVEEADAWRAEAWEMIRIRSDLRFFFITKRIDRLMQVLPPDWGGGYENLAVGCTVENQAMADYRLPFLLDAPLRHKLVICAPLLGPLDIARYLVPGIEEVSVGGESGNEARPCNYDWVLSIRRQCVAADIPFVFHQTGARLVKDGRLYRIRRPYQHSQARKAGIDYKAKR; encoded by the coding sequence ATGTCGGTCAGTTGGAACCCGTGGCACGGATGCCGCAAGCTCAGCGAAGGCTGCCGGCACTGCTACGTCTACCGGCAGGATGCGCAGCACGACAAGGACAGCCGCGAGGTACGCAGGACAACGGCCTTTAACCTCCCCGTGCGCCGCACGCGCGACGGACGCTACAAAGTCCCGCCCGGCGAGATGGTCTACACCTGCTTCACGTCCGATTTCCTCGTCGAGGAGGCCGACGCATGGCGCGCCGAAGCGTGGGAGATGATCCGCATACGCAGCGACCTGCGCTTTTTCTTCATCACCAAGCGTATCGACCGCCTCATGCAGGTATTGCCGCCCGACTGGGGCGGAGGCTACGAAAACCTCGCCGTGGGCTGCACGGTCGAGAACCAGGCAATGGCCGACTACCGGCTGCCTTTTCTGCTGGACGCCCCCCTGCGCCACAAGCTGGTCATCTGCGCCCCGCTGCTCGGGCCGCTCGACATCGCACGATACCTCGTCCCCGGAATCGAAGAGGTTTCCGTCGGGGGCGAATCGGGCAACGAAGCCCGCCCCTGCAATTACGACTGGGTACTTTCGATCCGCCGCCAATGCGTCGCGGCAGACATCCCCTTCGTTTTCCACCAAACCGGCGCACGGCTTGTCAAAGACGGGCGCCTTTACCGCATCCGCCGCCCGTACCAGCATTCGCAGGCCCGCAAGGCCGGGATCGACTACAAGGCAAAGCGATGA